The Streptomyces phaeolivaceus genome has a window encoding:
- a CDS encoding DUF397 domain-containing protein, translating into MSTSELAWFKSSYSSSASGDCVEVATSPHSIHIRDSKNSTGPQLVLSPATWADFVPYACRG; encoded by the coding sequence CTGGTTCAAGTCGAGCTATAGCAGCAGCGCATCCGGCGACTGCGTCGAAGTAGCCACCTCCCCCCACTCCATCCACATCCGCGACTCCAAGAACTCCACCGGCCCCCAGCTCGTCCTCTCCCCCGCCACCTGGGCGGACTTCGTGCCGTACGCCTGCCGGGGCTGA
- a CDS encoding helix-turn-helix domain-containing protein: MIGTVFRSDDVPKEHRFDYWRELMHQAIAPSEMRCEFADDFWARQRLMALGPVLVWPTAHLVTGFRRTEKLVRQSDPEMYHLSLVLGGGLGFEHVGRTEAYGPSDLWLSDTSRPYEVHAPAGLGRQVIWGVGLDFPKALLPLPPARVQGLLGRRLAAREGVGALLTGFLTGLEQQADTLQPSDAPRLGTVLVDLLAAWFAQVLEAEDALPPETRQRALTTRIRAFVRQNLHDPELTPPVIAAAHHISLSYLHRLFQEDSPGETVAAWIRSQRLAGARRDLADPALAATPIHTIAARWGLVRASDFTRAFRGAYGVSPMEYRARALSAGEPK, from the coding sequence ATGATCGGAACCGTGTTCCGGAGTGACGACGTGCCCAAGGAGCACCGGTTCGACTACTGGCGGGAGTTGATGCACCAGGCGATCGCGCCCAGCGAGATGCGCTGCGAGTTCGCGGACGACTTCTGGGCGCGGCAGCGGCTGATGGCGCTGGGGCCGGTGCTGGTGTGGCCGACGGCGCATCTGGTGACGGGGTTCCGGCGTACCGAGAAACTGGTGCGGCAGTCCGACCCGGAGATGTACCACCTGTCGCTGGTGCTCGGCGGTGGGCTGGGGTTCGAGCATGTGGGGCGGACCGAGGCGTACGGCCCGAGCGACCTGTGGCTGAGCGACACGTCACGGCCGTACGAGGTGCACGCGCCGGCCGGGCTGGGCCGTCAGGTGATCTGGGGTGTGGGGCTGGACTTCCCGAAGGCGCTGCTGCCGCTGCCGCCCGCGCGTGTCCAGGGGTTGCTGGGGCGGCGGCTGGCGGCGAGGGAGGGGGTGGGCGCGCTGCTGACCGGGTTCCTGACCGGGCTGGAGCAGCAGGCCGACACCCTTCAGCCGTCCGACGCGCCGCGCCTGGGCACGGTTCTGGTGGATCTGCTGGCGGCCTGGTTCGCGCAGGTGCTGGAGGCGGAGGACGCGCTGCCGCCGGAGACGCGGCAGCGGGCGCTGACGACGCGGATACGGGCGTTCGTCCGGCAGAACCTGCACGACCCGGAGCTGACGCCGCCGGTGATAGCGGCGGCGCATCACATCTCGTTGAGCTATCTGCACCGGCTGTTCCAGGAGGACAGCCCCGGGGAGACGGTCGCGGCGTGGATCCGGAGCCAGCGGCTCGCGGGCGCCCGCCGCGACCTGGCGGACCCGGCGCTCGCCGCCACGCCCATCCACACCATCGCCGCCCGCTGGGGCCTGGTCCGCGCCTCCGACTTCACGCGGGCGTTCCGGGGGGCGTACGGGGTGTCGCCGATGGAGTACCGGGCTCGGGCACTGTCCGCGGGCGAGCCGAAATAG
- a CDS encoding RICIN domain-containing protein, which translates to MRKRGMAFVGVLAAVAIPLSATSANAVGYEGSWAIKNENSQKCLAIPGGEDAPFGESAIQYTCDKRGPSDYDLDQWWYWELVPGATSTYTLQNYAGGGCLAISGGSGSSQGDEAIQWGCDSADTDQQWIYDSTYRLRNKASGFCLAIPDGRTANSVAAIQWECRNVATNPEQQWRQAS; encoded by the coding sequence ATGCGCAAGCGCGGCATGGCGTTTGTCGGGGTATTGGCGGCGGTAGCGATTCCGCTTTCTGCTACGTCGGCCAACGCCGTAGGGTACGAAGGCAGTTGGGCCATCAAGAACGAGAACAGTCAGAAATGTCTCGCGATTCCGGGTGGTGAGGATGCGCCCTTCGGAGAATCGGCGATCCAGTACACCTGCGACAAGAGAGGTCCCAGCGACTACGACCTCGATCAGTGGTGGTACTGGGAGCTGGTTCCGGGAGCCACGTCGACGTACACCCTGCAGAACTACGCCGGCGGGGGGTGTCTGGCCATCTCCGGAGGGAGCGGCAGCTCCCAGGGTGACGAGGCGATCCAGTGGGGCTGCGACAGCGCCGACACCGACCAGCAGTGGATCTACGACAGCACCTACCGGCTGCGCAACAAGGCGAGCGGGTTCTGCCTCGCGATCCCCGATGGCCGAACGGCGAACTCTGTCGCCGCCATTCAGTGGGAGTGCCGCAACGTGGCCACCAATCCGGAACAGCAGTGGCGCCAGGCATCCTGA
- a CDS encoding S1 family peptidase, which translates to MRRLPTTPRTSMTVAICSVFAVLAAPTAHAAPSPDPAPTAGPDRATALIASMGADRTGGTFYDGDGRLVVAVTDEAAARTVRAQGGTAEVVEHSTDELNSVRTALDRRIADTDPIPNTAWGVDPSTNQVTVSVFDGVSAADRKRLTDVVADYGDKVRVEELPGGIKETAYESLGGIGIVAPYGPTYCTLGFNVRDSSGKKYFVTAGHCASRDEEEFWHREAGGIYFGERTEWWDFGEVEKDYAVIEYVNDDVAAYGAVRAAGATYEITDSRYPDDGESVKRAGAVSSDLVGQVINPSVTFTFPSGKVMKNMIETSHCAKPGDSGGPLWAGTDALGIASATNTPADASCNSAQSQYRTFFQPVHWVLARYGLSAF; encoded by the coding sequence ATGCGAAGACTGCCGACGACCCCCCGAACGTCGATGACGGTGGCGATCTGCAGTGTGTTCGCGGTGCTGGCCGCGCCGACCGCGCACGCCGCTCCGTCCCCGGACCCGGCCCCGACGGCCGGACCGGACCGGGCGACAGCGCTGATCGCGTCGATGGGCGCCGACCGTACCGGCGGCACCTTCTACGACGGCGACGGGCGGCTCGTCGTCGCCGTCACGGACGAGGCCGCCGCGCGGACCGTCCGTGCCCAGGGCGGTACCGCCGAGGTCGTCGAGCACAGCACCGACGAGCTGAACTCCGTCCGCACCGCCCTCGACCGGCGGATCGCCGACACCGACCCGATCCCCAACACGGCCTGGGGCGTGGACCCGAGCACGAACCAGGTGACCGTGTCGGTCTTCGACGGTGTCTCCGCCGCCGACCGGAAGCGACTCACCGACGTCGTCGCCGACTACGGCGACAAGGTGCGGGTCGAGGAACTGCCCGGTGGGATCAAGGAGACCGCCTACGAGTCCCTCGGCGGCATCGGCATCGTGGCGCCGTACGGCCCCACCTACTGCACCCTCGGGTTCAACGTCCGTGACTCCTCGGGGAAGAAGTACTTCGTCACTGCCGGGCACTGCGCGAGCCGCGACGAGGAGGAGTTCTGGCACCGGGAGGCCGGCGGCATCTACTTCGGTGAGCGCACGGAATGGTGGGACTTCGGCGAGGTCGAGAAGGACTACGCCGTCATCGAGTACGTCAACGACGACGTCGCCGCCTACGGGGCGGTCCGGGCGGCCGGCGCCACGTACGAGATCACCGACTCCCGGTACCCCGACGACGGTGAGTCCGTCAAGCGCGCCGGCGCCGTCAGCAGCGACCTGGTGGGCCAGGTGATCAACCCGAGCGTGACCTTCACGTTCCCCAGCGGCAAGGTCATGAAGAACATGATCGAGACCTCGCACTGCGCCAAACCCGGAGACAGCGGCGGCCCTCTGTGGGCGGGAACCGACGCGCTCGGCATCGCCTCCGCGACCAACACCCCGGCGGACGCGTCCTGCAACAGCGCGCAGAGCCAGTACCGGACGTTCTTCCAGCCGGTGCACTGGGTGCTGGCCCGCTACGGGCTGAGCGCGTTCTAG
- a CDS encoding PIN domain-containing protein, whose protein sequence is MSQIEHYVLDAPTLVALGGDKQVSGLIHAAAASDDVRLWVPVLCLLEAERRRAGMVGHVGVLVDVLSVIDDDYAMAVTVAELGRAGVAQDASAAVHAARPNQMIPTGALIATVEPRAYDGLGVGVMDLRR, encoded by the coding sequence TTGAGTCAGATCGAGCACTATGTTCTCGACGCGCCCACGCTGGTGGCGCTGGGCGGTGACAAGCAGGTGTCCGGCCTCATCCACGCTGCGGCGGCGAGCGATGACGTCCGTCTGTGGGTGCCCGTCCTGTGCCTTCTGGAGGCCGAACGCCGTCGTGCGGGCATGGTCGGCCATGTGGGTGTCCTGGTCGATGTGCTGTCGGTCATCGACGACGACTACGCCATGGCCGTGACGGTCGCGGAACTGGGGCGAGCGGGGGTCGCCCAGGACGCCTCGGCCGCCGTTCACGCCGCGAGGCCGAACCAGATGATTCCGACGGGGGCGTTGATCGCCACAGTGGAACCGCGTGCGTACGACGGCCTCGGCGTCGGGGTCATGGACCTGAGACGCTGA
- a CDS encoding Arc family DNA-binding protein, which yields MSDVMIRVPAEVRDQLAAVAEARGTSLRALMQDIAAQTLTPEQIRERADRTRALLAERFGHEVSEEESAEMRRKMREATAAHRVALAQVESSR from the coding sequence ATGTCCGACGTGATGATCCGTGTGCCCGCCGAAGTCCGTGACCAGCTCGCCGCCGTGGCCGAGGCCCGGGGGACGAGCCTTCGTGCTCTCATGCAGGACATAGCCGCTCAGACACTGACACCCGAGCAGATCAGGGAACGCGCCGACCGCACGCGCGCCCTGCTCGCCGAACGCTTCGGGCACGAGGTGTCCGAGGAGGAGTCGGCCGAGATGCGGCGCAAGATGCGGGAGGCCACGGCTGCCCACAGGGTCGCCCTCGCACAGGTGGAGTCGTCGCGTTGA
- a CDS encoding sugar phosphate isomerase/epimerase family protein, producing the protein MTVKQLSMPELVSGCQELGITGVGLWREPVAEHGLEATAKLVRDAGLAVTTLCRGGFFTAIDPAERAAALADNRKAIDEAATLGTDTLVLVSGGLPSGSKDLYGARERIADALAELGPYAASHGVRLAIEPLHPMFASDRCVVSTLSQALDIAERFPADQVGVTVDTYHIWWDDTAPAAIARAGATGRIHTFQLADWITPLPQGVLTGRGQIGDGAIDMREWKAYVEAAGYSGPIEVELFNDELWAGDGRELLEQTARRFVEHAV; encoded by the coding sequence ATGACGGTCAAGCAGCTGTCGATGCCCGAACTGGTCTCGGGTTGCCAGGAGTTGGGCATCACGGGTGTGGGCCTGTGGCGCGAGCCGGTGGCGGAGCACGGCCTGGAGGCAACGGCCAAGCTGGTCCGTGACGCGGGCCTCGCGGTCACGACCCTCTGCCGGGGCGGCTTCTTCACGGCGATCGACCCGGCCGAGCGGGCGGCGGCGCTGGCCGACAACCGCAAGGCGATCGACGAGGCGGCGACCCTGGGCACGGACACGCTGGTCCTGGTCTCCGGGGGCCTGCCGTCCGGCTCGAAGGACCTGTACGGCGCGCGGGAACGCATCGCCGACGCGCTCGCCGAACTGGGCCCGTACGCGGCCTCCCACGGCGTACGCCTGGCCATCGAACCCCTCCACCCCATGTTCGCCTCGGACCGCTGCGTGGTGTCGACGCTCTCCCAGGCGCTGGACATCGCGGAACGCTTCCCGGCGGACCAGGTGGGCGTGACCGTGGACACCTATCACATCTGGTGGGACGACACGGCCCCGGCGGCGATCGCCCGCGCGGGCGCGACCGGCCGCATCCACACCTTCCAACTCGCCGACTGGATCACCCCGTTGCCCCAGGGCGTCCTGACCGGCCGCGGCCAGATCGGCGACGGCGCGATCGACATGCGCGAGTGGAAGGCGTACGTCGAGGCGGCGGGCTACTCCGGCCCCATCGAGGTGGAACTGTTCAACGACGAGCTGTGGGCGGGCGACGGGCGGGAACTGCTGGAGCAGACCGCGCGGCGGTTCGTGGAGCACGCGGTGTAG
- a CDS encoding dihydrodipicolinate synthase family protein produces MTNGFIRLPGADGRLRAYTPRTEPLAVSPGTALTSRTVFSAAHVVADSFADVSPDSPAAVDWDATLAFRRHLWSHGLGVAEAMDTAQRGMGLDWAGAAELIRRSAAEAKSVGGLIACGVGTDQLTDPASASLAEIRKAYEEQLALVEESGAQAILMASRALAAAARGPEDYLEIYGHLLRQATEPVVLHWLGPMFDPALDGYWGSSDLDAATETFLAVIAAHPEKVDGIKVSLLDAQREIDIRRRLPRGVRCYTGDDFNYPELIAGDEKGFSHALLGIFDPLGPLAAEAVRVLDTGDVKGFRSLLDPTVALSRHLFQTPTRFYKTGVVFLAWLAGHQSHFTMVGGLQSARSLPHFARAYELADGLGLFPDPALAETRMKNLLSLYGVAQ; encoded by the coding sequence GTGACGAACGGGTTCATCCGACTCCCCGGTGCCGACGGGCGGTTGCGGGCCTACACCCCCCGCACCGAGCCCCTGGCGGTGTCCCCGGGCACCGCCCTCACCTCCCGTACGGTCTTCTCGGCGGCGCACGTCGTCGCGGACTCCTTCGCGGACGTCTCCCCGGACTCGCCCGCCGCCGTCGACTGGGACGCCACCCTCGCCTTCCGCCGCCACCTGTGGTCGCACGGCCTGGGCGTCGCCGAGGCGATGGACACCGCGCAGCGCGGTATGGGCCTGGACTGGGCGGGCGCGGCGGAGCTGATCCGCCGCAGCGCGGCCGAGGCGAAGTCGGTCGGCGGCCTGATCGCCTGCGGTGTCGGCACCGACCAGCTCACCGACCCGGCGAGCGCCTCCCTCGCGGAGATCCGCAAGGCGTACGAGGAGCAGCTGGCGCTCGTCGAGGAGTCGGGCGCCCAGGCGATCCTGATGGCCTCGCGCGCGCTGGCGGCGGCGGCCCGGGGCCCCGAGGACTACCTGGAGATCTACGGCCATCTGCTCCGCCAGGCCACCGAGCCGGTCGTGCTGCACTGGCTCGGCCCGATGTTCGACCCTGCGCTGGACGGCTACTGGGGCTCCTCGGACCTCGACGCGGCCACGGAGACCTTCCTCGCCGTGATCGCCGCCCACCCGGAGAAGGTGGACGGCATCAAGGTGTCCCTCCTGGACGCCCAGCGCGAGATCGACATCCGCCGCCGCCTCCCGCGAGGGGTCCGCTGCTACACGGGCGACGACTTCAACTACCCCGAGCTGATCGCGGGCGACGAGAAGGGCTTCAGCCACGCGCTGCTGGGCATCTTCGACCCGCTGGGGCCCCTGGCGGCGGAGGCGGTCCGGGTCCTGGACACGGGCGATGTGAAGGGCTTCCGGTCCCTCCTGGACCCGACCGTCGCACTCTCCCGCCACCTCTTCCAGACCCCCACCCGCTTCTACAAGACGGGTGTCGTGTTCCTGGCGTGGCTGGCCGGCCACCAGTCGCACTTCACGATGGTCGGCGGCCTCCAGTCGGCCCGCTCCCTCCCGCACTTCGCCCGCGCCTACGAACTGGCCGACGGCCTGGGCCTGTTCCCGGACCCGGCGCTGGCGGAGACGCGTATGAAGAACCTGCTCTCCCTGTACGGGGTGGCCCAGTGA
- a CDS encoding Gfo/Idh/MocA family protein, with product MTRKTVRIAMNGVTGRMGYRQHLVRSILAIREQGGLDLGDGTVLWPEPILVGRREHALKALAEQHGLDPANVSTDVDAVLADPTVEIYFDAQVTSAREEAIKKAIAAGKHIYTEKPTATGLDGALELARLAAAAGIKHGVVQDKLFLPGLLKLKRLIDGGFFGRILSIRGEFGYWVFEGDWQEAQRPSWNYRSEDGGGIVVDMFPHWEYVLHELFGRVKSVQALTATHIPQRWDERDKPYDATADDAAYGVFELDGGAIAQINSSWAVRVNRDELVEFQVDGTEGSAVAGLRNCRVQHRSATPKPVWNPDIPATYSFRDQWQEVPDNAEFDNGFKAQWELFFKHVYADAPYHWDLLAGARGVQLAELGLKSSAEGVRLDVPEIQL from the coding sequence GTGACGCGCAAAACCGTACGGATCGCCATGAACGGCGTGACCGGGCGCATGGGTTACCGCCAGCACCTGGTCCGCTCGATCCTCGCCATCCGCGAGCAGGGCGGTCTCGACCTCGGCGACGGCACCGTGCTGTGGCCGGAGCCGATCCTCGTCGGCCGCCGCGAGCACGCGCTGAAGGCGCTTGCCGAGCAGCACGGTCTGGACCCGGCGAACGTCTCCACCGACGTCGACGCGGTCCTCGCGGACCCGACCGTCGAGATCTACTTCGACGCCCAGGTCACCTCGGCCCGCGAGGAGGCGATCAAGAAGGCGATCGCGGCGGGCAAGCACATCTACACCGAGAAGCCGACCGCGACGGGCCTCGACGGCGCCCTGGAGCTGGCCAGGCTGGCTGCCGCCGCCGGCATCAAGCACGGCGTCGTCCAGGACAAGCTGTTCCTCCCCGGCCTGCTGAAGCTGAAGCGCCTCATCGACGGCGGCTTCTTCGGCCGCATCCTCTCCATCCGGGGCGAGTTCGGCTACTGGGTCTTCGAGGGCGACTGGCAGGAGGCCCAGCGCCCCTCCTGGAACTACCGCTCCGAGGACGGCGGCGGCATCGTCGTCGACATGTTCCCGCACTGGGAGTACGTCCTGCACGAGCTGTTCGGCCGCGTGAAGTCCGTCCAGGCCCTCACCGCCACGCACATCCCGCAGCGCTGGGACGAGCGGGACAAGCCCTACGACGCCACCGCCGACGACGCCGCGTACGGCGTCTTCGAGCTGGACGGCGGCGCGATCGCCCAGATCAACTCCTCCTGGGCCGTGCGCGTCAACCGCGACGAGCTGGTGGAGTTCCAGGTCGACGGCACCGAGGGCTCGGCCGTGGCCGGTCTGCGCAACTGCCGTGTCCAGCACCGCTCCGCCACCCCCAAGCCGGTGTGGAACCCCGACATCCCCGCCACCTACTCCTTCCGCGACCAGTGGCAGGAGGTGCCGGACAACGCCGAGTTCGACAACGGCTTCAAGGCGCAGTGGGAGCTGTTCTTCAAGCACGTCTACGCCGACGCGCCCTACCACTGGGACCTGCTGGCCGGCGCCCGTGGCGTCCAGCTCGCCGAGCTGGGCCTGAAGTCCTCCGCCGAGGGTGTCCGTCTCGACGTTCCGGAGATCCAGCTGTGA
- a CDS encoding LacI family DNA-binding transcriptional regulator, with the protein MTVTLADVAARAQVSPATVSRVLNGNYPVAASTRERVLKAVDELDYVLNGPASALAAATSDLVGILVNDIADPFFGIMAAAIQSEIGGPGGRAGGERLGVVCNTGGSPERELTYLTLLQRQRAAAVVLTGGAIEDPAHLAAVGNKLRKLAEAGTRVVLCGRPPTPEAIAITFDNRGGGQLLTEHLIGLGHRRLGYIAGPQERTTTRHRLEGHRAALAEAGIEDDPRWTVSGRYDRLSGYEATLELLRRDPSLTAVVAANDTVALGACAALRDSGLRIPDDVSVAGFDDLPFSIDAVPALTTVRLPLSEAGARAGRIAMGREEPPPGGIATVRGELMVRGSSGAPRES; encoded by the coding sequence ATGACTGTGACCCTGGCGGACGTGGCGGCCCGTGCGCAGGTGTCGCCCGCGACCGTCTCCCGGGTGCTCAACGGCAACTACCCGGTGGCCGCCTCCACGCGCGAGCGGGTGCTGAAGGCCGTGGACGAGCTGGACTACGTCCTCAACGGTCCCGCCAGCGCGCTCGCCGCCGCCACTTCCGACCTGGTCGGCATCCTGGTGAACGACATCGCCGACCCCTTCTTCGGGATCATGGCCGCGGCCATCCAGTCCGAGATCGGCGGTCCGGGCGGGCGCGCGGGCGGGGAGCGGCTGGGTGTGGTGTGCAACACGGGCGGCTCCCCGGAACGCGAACTGACCTATCTCACGCTGTTGCAGCGGCAGCGGGCCGCCGCCGTCGTGCTGACCGGTGGGGCCATCGAGGATCCTGCCCATCTGGCGGCCGTCGGCAACAAACTGCGCAAGCTGGCGGAGGCCGGGACGCGCGTGGTGCTGTGCGGGCGCCCGCCCACACCGGAGGCCATCGCGATCACCTTCGACAACCGGGGTGGCGGACAGCTGCTCACCGAGCATCTGATCGGGCTGGGGCACCGGCGGCTCGGCTATATCGCCGGGCCACAGGAGCGGACGACGACCCGGCACCGGCTGGAGGGGCACCGCGCGGCGCTGGCGGAGGCGGGCATCGAGGACGACCCCCGCTGGACGGTGTCCGGACGCTACGACCGGCTCTCCGGGTACGAGGCGACGCTGGAGCTGCTGCGGCGGGACCCGTCGCTGACCGCCGTGGTCGCCGCCAACGACACGGTGGCGCTGGGGGCGTGCGCGGCGCTCCGCGACTCCGGGCTGCGGATTCCGGACGACGTCTCCGTGGCCGGTTTCGACGACCTCCCCTTCAGCATCGACGCGGTGCCCGCGCTGACGACCGTACGGCTGCCGCTGTCGGAGGCGGGGGCCCGTGCCGGCCGGATCGCGATGGGCCGCGAGGAGCCGCCGCCGGGCGGGATCGCCACGGTGCGGGGGGAGTTGATGGTGCGGGGGTCGAGCGGGGCGCCTCGGGAGTCTTGA
- a CDS encoding CsbD family protein, with protein sequence MAAKDKGSMDKIKGKAKEMTGKVTGDRGQQAEGKMQQARGEAKQMKGKAQERVQETQRPVRRDGM encoded by the coding sequence ATGGCCGCCAAGGACAAGGGCAGCATGGACAAGATCAAGGGCAAGGCCAAGGAGATGACCGGCAAGGTCACCGGCGACCGTGGGCAGCAGGCCGAGGGCAAGATGCAGCAGGCGCGCGGCGAGGCCAAGCAGATGAAGGGCAAGGCGCAGGAGCGCGTCCAGGAGACACAGCGCCCGGTGCGGCGCGACGGTATGTGA
- a CDS encoding bifunctional helix-turn-helix transcriptional regulator/GNAT family N-acetyltransferase, whose product MTVHDIRAFNRFYTNVIGALDYGRQVYAPYTLTEARVLWELAHTARAEAAELRAELSLDSGYLSRLLARFEKDGLVERERSARDPRRQRVTLTARGRETAALLGERSDEAVGSLLSTVPPADRPRLTEAMDDIRAILGDRRRAPRPDDVTLREPLPGDLGWIVQRNAALYAAEYGFDGDYEALVARIVADYARDRDPERERLWIAEVDGRPVGCVMCVRDEAPGAARLRLLLVEPEARGLRIGDRLVGAVVDFARESGYREVVLWTNDCLAAARRVYQRHGFTLVREEPHHSFGVDLVGQDWRLELDDAARRERGAVSGQHMTR is encoded by the coding sequence ATGACCGTGCATGACATTCGGGCGTTCAACCGCTTCTACACGAACGTGATCGGCGCGCTGGACTACGGCCGTCAGGTGTACGCCCCCTACACGCTCACCGAGGCGCGCGTGCTGTGGGAGCTGGCGCACACCGCGCGGGCGGAGGCGGCCGAGCTGCGGGCGGAGCTGTCGTTGGACTCGGGGTATCTGAGCCGGCTGCTGGCGAGGTTCGAGAAGGACGGGCTGGTCGAGCGGGAGCGCTCGGCGCGCGATCCCCGGCGGCAGCGGGTGACGCTCACCGCGCGCGGACGGGAGACGGCCGCGCTGCTCGGCGAGCGGTCCGACGAGGCGGTGGGATCGCTGCTGTCGACCGTGCCGCCCGCCGACCGTCCCCGGCTGACCGAGGCGATGGACGACATCCGCGCGATCCTCGGCGACCGCCGCCGCGCCCCGCGCCCCGACGACGTCACGCTGCGCGAGCCGCTCCCCGGCGACCTCGGCTGGATCGTGCAGCGCAACGCGGCGCTCTACGCGGCGGAGTACGGGTTCGACGGAGACTACGAGGCGCTGGTGGCCCGGATCGTCGCCGACTACGCCCGGGACCGGGACCCGGAGCGGGAGCGGCTGTGGATCGCCGAGGTGGACGGGCGGCCGGTGGGGTGCGTGATGTGCGTACGGGACGAGGCGCCCGGGGCCGCGCGGCTGCGGCTGCTGCTCGTCGAGCCGGAGGCGCGGGGGCTGCGCATCGGTGACCGTCTCGTCGGGGCCGTCGTCGACTTCGCCCGCGAGAGCGGCTACCGCGAGGTCGTCCTGTGGACCAACGACTGCCTCGCCGCCGCCCGCCGCGTGTACCAGCGCCACGGCTTCACCCTCGTCCGCGAGGAGCCCCACCACTCCTTCGGCGTGGACCTGGTGGGCCAGGACTGGCGCCTGGAGCTGGACGACGCCGCCCGTCGGGAGCGCGGGGCCGTGTCCGGGCAGCACATGACCCGCTGA
- a CDS encoding sugar phosphate isomerase/epimerase family protein, which translates to MKLAFSTLGVPALPLTDVLRLAVTHGYHGVELRAHPEEPVHPGIGADERAAVAAEFKAAGVEILGLAGYARVAAPGEDGPVLDEIRGLLDLARDLGAPFVRVFPGADLAGGQSREEADAIAARRLGSAAEDAADRGVRVLLETHDSHRTGADAIRVLGPVGHGSVGSLWDVMHTWLGGEQPAESYAALSPFLGYVQVKDIASPEDTTPLALGAGALPLGECVELLSRKDWDGWLCWEYEKRWYEEAAPLPELLAAGREHLGRLLNDAA; encoded by the coding sequence ATGAAACTCGCGTTCTCCACCCTCGGTGTCCCCGCCCTCCCCCTCACCGACGTCCTGCGGCTCGCCGTCACGCACGGCTATCACGGCGTAGAGCTGCGCGCCCATCCCGAGGAGCCGGTGCATCCGGGCATCGGGGCGGACGAACGGGCCGCCGTGGCCGCCGAGTTCAAGGCGGCGGGCGTCGAGATCCTGGGCCTCGCCGGATACGCGCGGGTCGCCGCGCCGGGCGAGGACGGCCCCGTGCTCGACGAGATCCGGGGGCTGCTCGACCTCGCGCGGGACCTGGGGGCGCCCTTCGTCCGGGTCTTCCCCGGCGCGGACCTGGCCGGCGGCCAGAGCCGGGAGGAGGCCGACGCGATCGCGGCCCGGCGGCTCGGCTCGGCGGCGGAGGACGCGGCCGACCGGGGCGTACGGGTCCTGCTGGAGACCCATGACTCGCACCGCACCGGCGCCGACGCGATCCGTGTCCTCGGCCCGGTCGGCCACGGCAGCGTCGGCTCGCTCTGGGACGTGATGCACACCTGGCTCGGCGGCGAACAGCCCGCCGAGTCCTACGCCGCGCTCTCCCCCTTCCTCGGCTACGTCCAGGTCAAGGACATCGCCTCCCCCGAGGACACCACCCCGCTCGCCCTGGGCGCGGGCGCCCTCCCGCTCGGCGAGTGCGTCGAACTCCTCTCCCGCAAGGACTGGGACGGCTGGCTCTGCTGGGAGTACGAGAAGCGGTGGTACGAGGAGGCCGCGCCGCTGCCGGAACTGCTCGCGGCGGGCCGGGAACACCTCGGGCGGCTGCTCAACGACGCGGCGTAG